The Brachypodium distachyon strain Bd21 chromosome 4, Brachypodium_distachyon_v3.0, whole genome shotgun sequence nucleotide sequence TATCTAGTACTTGGCCTAAACTGCATTAGGCTGCGGTATTTACATACCGATCACCTTATTGAACGTTGTTTTCTAAGCCCATACCAATGTCCCAGAAAAGCAGACAATTCGACCTTGAATCAAGCACAAACCGACTAACCAAACGTCGCATCGACCAAAAAAAGACCACGGGTTCACGATGCTAACGAACGTACCGACCATGAAACAGCCTTTAGATCCTAGATTCGCATGGATCTGGACAGCTCACCTACCTATCAAGGCAACCAGCCAGCATAGACAAACACACCTCGGAGGGGCAAATGACGCACACGGCGCAGCGCGACGAAGATTTCTACACAAATTAGGCGGGACGCAGCTGCATGCGACACAGATCTGCGGCCGGGGCACTACCTACCAAGGCAACCAGCCGCATCGACAAACAATCCTCGAAAGAGGAAGCACGAACAAACGGCGCAGCGCAACGCAGATTTCAACGCAAATCGTACAGGAAACAGCAACATGCGAGACAGATCCGCGGCCGCGGGAAGCGGATCGGGGGCGGACAAGCAACCGGATCGCCGCGAGATCCGTACGGTACGTAGGCTGGGAGCACGTTTACCTGGCCGCTGCCACTGCCGCCTCCGGCGAGGTGAGCGGAAGCTTCGCTGCGGGCTGACAAGGGCGTGAAACCCTAGGGAGGAAGCGGGGGGAGATCTGAGAAGTGACAGAGAaagaggaggcagaggagaagagGTAATTAATAGCGGGGACTTCAGAATGAGAGGGATGAGGATTGGGTCGAAGCGGGCACGCCTCCGTCCCTGCGCGTGGGACCGGCTGGGGAGTAGGAGGGTGCGGAGGCCGTCTGATCTGCAACGAACGCTGGATGATGGACCTCGTGACGTGGAACTGAGAACCCATAGGGCGGCAACCAGAATGACTCACGGGATCGTGAGCCCACCGGTCTGAGAACTGGTTCCTCTTGTTCATGAGAAACACTGCCGGGCTCCCTACGGTTAAGTTTAGTACAGTGCTATTTTAAGATGTAAAATTTAAATATAAACCCAGAAGTATGTACTAGcattagataatttcaatttGAATATCTATAATTTGGCGCAGAGTCTTTGCAAAGTTGGAACTTTATATGGTgttgaaatttcaaaattaataCAGATTATTAAATAGTTTGCAATACGggttggacaaatttgaattttacaACTTTAATTTACAATATATATCGTGCTTTAATAAAATTAGTATGAAAACAGAACCAGGACCGTACCTAGGAATTTGAGACCATATGCTGAATCTAAAATGTGGCCCTAAATCATTAGCAaggcaacaaaaaaagaaaaaactaaccTTGAATCCTTGATGCAATATATGGATTTTAGAGATATGCAAAAATTGTGACTGCGCGTTTGCACACCCGGTGATAAAAAAACGACGACGGTTGACGACAAGAATAGGCGTCAACTCGTCACGGCCAGCCACCAGCCAGTCAGGGGCGATCGATGGACTGAGAAATCTCAGGCCTCGCGGATGGGGCGCTGCCCGCTGGGCGCTGTTTTTTCCATGTCGAATTATCGATCCAAAGCATGAAAGAATCGATCGGCTATTCAGCGAGTAGACAATCTGATCAGCTATGCCGCTAGGAGTTTGGGAACCGACGAACTGTCAACCGTGGGGTTCATGGATTTGTCGATCGAAGAATTAGAAAGTTACAGATCGATATGCATAAAGGCCTGtacagtttttgttttctccccACTGGACAGGCCGATCGGTGTGggcttttttctttctctctccctgcTTTTCATGGACCCTGTATTCACGGTAATTAACTGTAGAATTAGTACTAGTTAAACAAAATTTGGGGCCCAAATTTATTTGGGGCGCTGTGACGTCGTCCACTCTGTCCCTGCCACTATACAGGCCGGGACAGAACTGAAATTTatgaataaaaaataaaaataaattttagTATATGAAATTTATAATTCAAATATCTAAACGTGAAGACATAATCCATGATTTTGCgttttaattaaataaattagTATTTTAAGATTGCCACTTGTAGAAATTTGATATAAGTTTTACAACAAAGATTCCTTTGGTTCGGTAATCTTAGATGTCATTTCTATGGGAAAAAATCACTAGTTTAAATTAACATTTCACAAGAATTATAATTGTAGTCAGTCGACAGATTCTACtattaaagaaaaaattacacaaaaccaCCACAATTAGGACAACCTTTTAGAAAaaccatatttttttaatttttttacaaatgaCCACCGCTTCTGAGCACAAAAGTACTCCCGCGCACTGATAAGTCAGTTGATCTCGTTTTGATGTGAAACCTGACAAGAGGACCACATGTCAGTGCCGGCTAGCTGCCTCGCTGGACAAGGGGTCTGAACCGGTCCATCCCACGggccgctctctctctctgacctTGGCACCGCCCCATGTCGGCCAGGAGCTCTCCTTCCTCGAGCTGCCAAACACCTGAGAGGAGTTTCTCcacaccggcgagctctcctggATGGAGCGCctgttaggttcgttgcataggaaacaaaaattttcctacgagaagtgcggaagaaacccaagaatatatatactagatgtatgtaacgagagggatcatgaacaccataccctcgtagaccgctaagcgttacgatcacgagatcgttgttggtgtagtggaactttcaatgagatcaatctcagtgccgaacggacagcacctccttggtatccacacgttcagcttcacgttatctcctccttcctcgatccagcaagcgagagggagaggtagacgagatcccggcagcacgacggcgtggtgactatggtgaatattctcacgggcagggctacgccgtgcgcgtgagaagaggaggagaggagggctcaggggagagagatccaactgaaagcttggggtgtctctctcccttgccccccccttctatttatataggggtagaggaggcgtggccggccaggactatcccgcggccaggactctccggcggccaggactctcatgcggccaggactctcccgcggccaggactctcctcctggccgcatgggccctgtgggctagcccctcggcccattaaggccagggtgctccctcacaggcccatttagcccagggataggtgggcctcaaggtggaaccctccggatccctccggaaccttctagaagcttcccggtcaaaaccgggaaatattccaaactttccagaaccctgaaaacaacttttcatatataaatctttatctccggaacattccggagctcctcgttgcgtctaggatcccatccaagactccgaatcataattcgatatcatcatcatttatctcatctaacccaagcaacatgaaacgttaagtgtgtgaccctacgggttcgagaacatgtggacataaccaatagcgggacctggatgtccataatagttcccacatattccacgaagatctcatcggttgaaccactatgtcgaggattcaattaatccagtatccaattctctttgtctcgcgatatattacttgcccgagatttgatcgtcggtatcgccatacctagtttaatctcgttaccggcaagttctctttactcgttccgtaatataatacccccgcaactaaacacattagtcacatgcttgcaagctcattaggatgttatattaccgagagggcccagagatatctctccgtcacaaggagtgacaaatcccagtcttgatccatacaacccaacaagcaccttctgggatacctgaaaaacacctttatgatcacccagttacgagatgacggttgatgcccacaaagtattcttccggtactagggagtggcatgatctcatggtctaaagaaataatacttgacataataaaacataagcaacttaaacttaagtgacacgatcaaaagctatgtttaggtttgggtctgtccatcacatcattctcctaatgatatgacctcgttattaaatgacaacacatgtctatggttaggaaaccttaaccatctttaatcaacgagctaatctagtagaggcgtattagggacacggtatttgtttatttatccacacatgtatttgagtttccaatcaatacaattatagcatgggcaataaacatttatcaagaacaatgaaatatgataataacaaatttattattgcctctagggcatatttccaacagtctcccacttgcactagagtcaataatctagtttacattgtaataaatctaacacccatggagtcttggtgttgatcatgttttgctcgtggaagaggtttagtcaacgggtctgcgacattcagatccgtatgtattttgcaaatctttatgtcaccatccttgacatattcacgaatagtgtgaaaccggcgtttaatatgcttggaattcttgtgagacctcggctccttggcgttggctatggcaccagtgttgtcacaatagatgtccatgggatccaacgcactcggaaccacaccaagttcagatatgaactccttcatccaaactccttcctgtgccgcttctgaagcagccacatattccgcttcagttgttgatgctgccacaacgctctgcttggaactcctccagctaactgcaccaccattcaaaataaatacgtatccggattgagacttagagtcatccggatcagtgtcaaaactagcatcgacgtaaccctttacgacgagctgttcgtcacctccataaacgagaaacatttctttagtcctttttaggtacttaaggatattcttaactgctgtccagtgttccactcctggatcactttggtacctgctagtcaaactaacagcatgacacacgtctggtctagtacacagcatggcatacataatagagcctatggctgaggcataggggatactattcatcttttctctatcttctgccgaagctggacactgagtcttactcaatgtcttaccttgcaacatgggcaagaaccctttctttgcttgatccattttaaaccttttcaaaactttgtcaaggtatgtactttgtgtaagtcctatcaggcgtcttgatctatctctataaatcttgatgcctaatatgtaagctgcttcaccaaggtctttcattgaaaaacttttattcaaatagcctttaacacttttaagaagttctatatcattcccaatcagcaatatgtcatccacatacagtattagaaatgctacagagctcccactcactttcttgtaaatacaagcttctccgtgagtttggacaaatccaaaccctttgatcaccttatcaaaacggagattccaactccgagatgcttgcttcagcccataaatggaacgctgaagtttgcataccttattagcatccttaggatcgacaaaacctttgggctgaaccatgtataactcttcctcaatgtgaccattaaggaacgcggttttgacatccatctgccaaatttcgtaatcgaaaaatgcagcaattgctaacataatccgaacagactttagcatcgctacgggtgagaaagtctcatcgtagtcaactccttgaatttgtcgaaaacctttttcgacaagtcgagctttatagacggtaacatttccatcagcatctgttttcttcttgaaaatccatttgttctcaacggcctttcggtcattcggtaagtctaccaaagtccatacttggttttcatacatggatcccatttcggatttcatggcttctaaccatttttcggagtctgggctcatcatcgcttcctcataattcgcaggttcatcgttgtccaacaacatgacattcatgacacgaacattgtaccactcaggagtattacgtgttctcgtcgacctgcgaagttcagtagttgtctcattcaaaacttcatgatcattatcattagcttcctctctagctgatgcaggatgcacgggaacagtttctggtgctgcgctacactcaaattcgagagaaggttcaataacctcatcgagctctaccttcctcccactcacttctttcgagagaaactccttctctagaaaggacccgttcttagcgacaaacacttttccttcggatctgtgatagaaggtgtacccaattgtttctttagggtatcctatgaagacgcatttttccgacttgggttcgagcttatcaggttgtagcctttttacataagcttcgcatccccaaactttaagaaaggacagcttaggtttcttgccaaaccataattcatacggtgtcgtttcaacggatttagatggtgcactatttaaagtgaatgcggctgtctctaatgcataaccccaaaacgacagtggcaaatcagtaagagacatcatagaccgtaccatatccaataaagtacgattacgacgttcggacacaccattgcgttgtggtgttccaggcggcgtaagttgtgaaacaattccacattgtcttaaatgcgtgccaaactcgtaactcaaatattcacctccacgatccgatcgtagaaatttaattttcttgttacgatgattctccacttcattctgaaattccttgaatttctcaaatgtctcagacttgtttttcattaagtaaatatacccatatctactcaagtcatctgtgaaggttaggaagtaacgatatccaccgcacgttgtaacactcattggtccgcacacatcagtatgtatgatctccaacaagtcactggcccgttccattaagcctgaaaacggggttctagtcatcttacccatgaggcatggttcacatgtatcaaatgattcaaaatcaagtgatttaagtagtccatcagaatggagtttcttcatgcgttttataccaatatgacctagacggcagtgccacaaatatgttgaactatcattatccactttgcaccttttggcattaacattatgaatatgtgtgtcactactatcgagacttaatagaaataaaccattcacaagtggtgcatgaccataaaagatattactcatataaatcgaacaaccattattctctgatttaaatgaataaccgtcttgcattaaacaagatcctgatataatgttcatgctcaacgcaggcaccaaataacaattactaaggtttaaaactaatcccgaagataaatgtagagggagcgtgccgacggcgatcacatcaacttttgatccattcccgacgcgcatagtcacctcatctcttgctagtcttcgtttattctgtagctcctgtttcgagttacaaatgtgagcatcaaatacccaggtgctactacgagtactagtaaggtacacatcaataacatgtatatcaaatatacctttgacgttgccagccttcttatctgccaagtacttggggcagttacgcttccagtggccagttcccttgcagtagaagcactcagtatccggcttaggtccagatttggacttcttcgcgggagtggcaacagttttgccacccttcttgaaatttcccttcttaccctttgccttcttgaaactggtggtcttattgaccatcaacacttgatgctcctttttgatttccacctccgcagtttttaacatc carries:
- the LOC106866720 gene encoding uncharacterized protein LOC106866720 — encoded protein: MSVPTFCHAGQAHAVVPLLPSPLPLPCSPPVPAQCEELQHDEEDESEPMKRHQKGPPCAYTYPLLTRASTSSSYDSGRTSSCALPWHPRAPEESSPSAPSVSTEPNSLDDFHGGLTHAHKLFDEIAANSRTETDERLSLIDVLVTTTTMGQFTLEALTSVARSFRTCAGRQRGQDVAAARRPSTAVASMSLSQRTKEVARSRFCMPGSSYRRKSTSTDGATAKDKLKSNGSNFTDWFRNVRIILEAAKKAYVFDAALGAEPALQKRFEHHSAYAMIGELNTLFQTQARAERYDASERFFNCKMEENSSVSEHVLRMSGYADRLRQLGIEIPNELGIDRVLQSLPPSYKSFVVNYNMQGMDRTLPQLLAMLKTAEVEIKKEHQVLMVNKTTSFKKAKGKKGNFKKGGKTVATPAKKSKSGPKPDTECFYCKGTGHWKRNCPKYLADKKAGNVKGEYLSYEFGTHLRQCGIVSQLTPPGTPQRNGVSERRNRTLLDMVRSMMSLTDLPLSFWGYALETAAFTLNSAPSKSVETTPYELWFGKKPKLSFLKVWGCEAYVKRLQPDKLEPKSEKCVFIGYPKETIGYTFYHRSEGKVFVAKNGSFLEKEFLSKEVSGRKVELDEVIEPSLEFECSAAPETVPVHPASAREEANDNDHEVLNETTTELRRSTRTRNTPEWYNVRVMNVMLLDNDEPANYEEAMMSPDSEKWLEAMKSEMGSMYENQVWTLVDLPNDRKAVENKWIFKKKTDADGNVTVYKARLVIKGFGFVQTHGEACIYKKVSGSSVAFLILYVDDILLIGNDIELLKSVKGYLNKSFSMKDLGEAAYILGIKIYRDDSKSQSGYVFILNG